Within the candidate division TA06 bacterium genome, the region TAAAATCTGAGCAGCAATTTAAATCAATGACCAAGCAGCTGGACGCTTATTTCAAAGGCCGTCCGGTTAAATTCGTCTATAAGGCGGACATCTCATTCGGCACCAGATTTCAAAAAGCCGTCTGGCAGAAACTGGCGGAATTGCCGCCGGGACAGCTTATTACCTATGGAGCCTTGGCCCGGGAGATAAAAAGGCCCAAAGCTTTCCGGGCGGTGGGCCAGGCGGTGGGGGCCAACCCCCTGCCCATCATCATCCCCTGCCACAGGGTGATCTCCTCCAGCGGCAGGCTGGGTGGTTTTATCGGGGGCATCGGCTTAAAGAAAAAACTTTTAAAACATAGAGGAAATAAAAATATGATCCAAAGCCAGAGCGGATCCGAAAGGCGGAGGTTCTTGCGCCTCCCGGTGGAGATCAAGGTTCATTTTAAAGCTCTCAAGGAAGGGGCGCTGGATGTCAAAGGGTTAAAACCGGCCCGGGCCAGGAACCTGAGCACCGGCGGAGTGCTTTTCTCCGCGGTTAAAAAAATGACGGCCAACGAGGTGCTGCAGATGAGGATCAATTTCATCCGATCGGGCCAGCCGGTAGAAATGGCGGCCATTGCCAGGGTGGCCCGCTGCCAGAAAGCCAAAACCGGGTATAACGTGGGAGTGGAATTCCTGCAGGTCTATTCCGAGGACCTGAAAACCCTGAAAAATTTCATTGACCGGAAGGCCAAAACCCAAAAGCAACTGTAAAAATTGCTTTCCAATTTTATAAGAGATATTGTATAATTATCTATGCAACAGAGTTAGGATATATCTTGCCCGCGAAACACGCTAAAATTAAAATATTTTTCGGGTGTTTTGCGTTTTTTACGGGGAAAATGAAACTTAAGGGCGATTAGCTCAGTTTTGGTTAGAGCGCTTCCTTGACATGGAAGAGGTCACAGGTTCGAGTCCTGTATCGCCCACCATAGAGGATTTGGGGTTATGGATTTATCCGTAACCCTTTCGTATTTAGCAGGTATAGCAGGTTCAAAGGCACGGGATAGTTTCCTCACGGAGGGAGCTATTTTTTGT harbors:
- a CDS encoding methylated-DNA--[protein]-cysteine S-methyltransferase, encoding MKKAGPEYFYTVYQSPLGPLYLIASSRGIVALRFSKQSFDQMLKNKYFAGAKPVKSEQQFKSMTKQLDAYFKGRPVKFVYKADISFGTRFQKAVWQKLAELPPGQLITYGALAREIKRPKAFRAVGQAVGANPLPIIIPCHRVISSSGRLGGFIGGIGLKKKLLKHRGNKNMIQSQSGSERRRFLRLPVEIKVHFKALKEGALDVKGLKPARARNLSTGGVLFSAVKKMTANEVLQMRINFIRSGQPVEMAAIARVARCQKAKTGYNVGVEFLQVYSEDLKTLKNFIDRKAKTQKQL